A stretch of the Bradyrhizobium sp. CCBAU 53351 genome encodes the following:
- a CDS encoding YgcG family protein: MLASCVLTLALLLALAFPVFADVAVPQLTGRVVDQTGTLSGSDVALLTQKLRDFETRKGSQIAVLIVPTTQPETIEQFSIRVAEAWKIGRKKIDDGAILVVAKNDRHLRIEVGYGLEGALTDVTSRRIIDEIITPKFRNGDFAGGISDGVERMIRVIDGEPLPVPSPTVNFGNLDDLAPLAIVTLFVSVGIGGAFRAMLGRLLGSLVTGGIIATLTWFILGSFGLALALGGLGFIIGFIADLFSAITPGTGRSRGGAWSSGSSGGGWSSGSSSSSDSGSFSGGGGSFGGGGASGSW; this comes from the coding sequence GTGCTCGCCTCGTGCGTCCTCACTCTCGCACTCCTCCTCGCCCTCGCGTTCCCCGTCTTCGCCGACGTCGCCGTTCCCCAGCTCACCGGCCGCGTCGTCGACCAGACCGGCACGCTCTCCGGCAGCGACGTCGCCTTGCTCACGCAAAAGCTGCGCGATTTCGAGACGCGCAAGGGCAGCCAGATCGCGGTCCTGATCGTGCCGACCACGCAGCCGGAGACGATCGAGCAGTTCTCGATCCGCGTCGCGGAGGCCTGGAAGATCGGCCGCAAGAAAATCGACGACGGCGCCATCCTCGTCGTCGCCAAGAACGACCGGCATTTGCGTATCGAGGTCGGCTACGGCCTGGAAGGTGCGCTCACCGACGTCACCTCGCGGCGGATCATCGACGAGATCATCACGCCGAAATTCAGGAACGGCGATTTCGCCGGCGGCATCTCGGATGGCGTCGAGCGGATGATCCGGGTGATCGACGGCGAACCCTTGCCCGTTCCCTCGCCGACCGTGAACTTCGGCAACCTCGACGATCTCGCACCGCTCGCTATCGTCACGCTGTTCGTCTCGGTGGGCATCGGGGGCGCGTTCCGCGCCATGCTGGGACGGCTGCTCGGATCGCTGGTGACCGGGGGCATCATTGCGACGCTGACCTGGTTCATTCTCGGATCTTTCGGTCTGGCCCTCGCGCTGGGCGGTCTCGGCTTCATCATCGGCTTCATCGCCGATCTGTTTTCGGCGATCACGCCGGGCACGGGCCGCTCGCGCGGCGGCGCCTGGTCGAGCGGGAGCTCGGGAGGCGGCTGGAGCAGCGGTTCGTCGAGCAGCAGTGACAGCGGCAGCTTCAGCGGTGGCGGAGGCAGTTTTGGCGGCGGCGGCGCCTCGGGGAGCTGGTAG
- a CDS encoding LemA family protein translates to MRKILTVLAALASLSLTNCGYNAIQSEDEQIKANWSEVVNQYQRRADLVPNLVNSVKGFAQQEKDVLLGVTNARAKVGSIQATPEVLNDPAAFQKFQAAQGELSSALSRLLVVTENYPQLKSDALFKDLMSQLEGTENRITVARNRYIKSVQDYNVTIRSFPSNLTAMMFGYKEKPNFSVANEKEISTAPKVDFNPAPAPSK, encoded by the coding sequence ATGCGCAAGATCCTGACCGTGCTGGCGGCCCTGGCCTCGCTGAGCCTCACCAATTGCGGCTACAACGCGATCCAGAGCGAGGACGAGCAGATCAAGGCCAACTGGTCCGAGGTCGTGAACCAGTATCAGCGCCGCGCCGACCTCGTGCCCAACCTCGTCAATTCGGTGAAGGGCTTTGCGCAGCAGGAAAAGGACGTGCTGCTCGGCGTCACCAATGCGCGCGCCAAGGTCGGCAGCATCCAGGCAACGCCCGAGGTGCTGAACGACCCCGCCGCTTTCCAGAAGTTCCAGGCTGCCCAGGGCGAGTTGTCGAGCGCGCTGTCGCGGCTGCTGGTTGTCACCGAGAACTATCCGCAGCTCAAGTCCGACGCGCTGTTCAAGGATTTGATGTCGCAGCTCGAAGGCACCGAGAACCGCATCACGGTGGCGCGCAACCGCTACATCAAGTCGGTGCAGGACTATAACGTCACCATCCGCTCGTTCCCGAGCAACCTCACCGCGATGATGTTCGGCTACAAGGAGAAGCCGAATTTTTCGGTGGCGAACGAGAAGGAGATCTCGACCGCGCCGAAGGTGGATTTCAATCCGGCGCCGGCGCCGTCGAAGTAA
- a CDS encoding TPM domain-containing protein, producing the protein MSIKRIARHLVQHRWQAKQIFPPAVLARIEQAIELGEATHSGQVRFVVEGALDGRPLFRNQPARARALDVFSHLRIWDTTHNNGVLIYLLLADRDVEIVADRGIDAKVGAAGWESICRAMEAEFAAGQFERGVITGIEAVSRELARHFPPGTSHPNELPDAPVVM; encoded by the coding sequence ATGAGCATCAAACGCATCGCTAGGCATCTCGTGCAGCATCGTTGGCAGGCCAAACAGATCTTTCCGCCAGCCGTGCTCGCCCGCATCGAGCAGGCGATCGAGCTTGGCGAAGCCACCCATTCCGGCCAGGTCCGCTTCGTCGTCGAAGGCGCACTCGACGGCCGCCCCTTGTTCCGCAACCAGCCGGCGCGCGCGCGTGCGCTCGATGTGTTCTCGCATTTGCGCATCTGGGACACCACGCACAACAATGGCGTCCTGATCTATCTCCTGCTCGCCGACCGCGATGTCGAGATCGTCGCCGATCGCGGCATCGACGCGAAGGTCGGCGCTGCGGGCTGGGAAAGCATCTGCCGCGCCATGGAGGCCGAGTTCGCTGCCGGCCAGTTCGAGCGCGGCGTCATCACCGGCATCGAAGCGGTGTCGCGCGAGCTGGCGCGGCATTTCCCGCCGGGCACGTCGCATCCGAACGAGCTGCCGGATGCGCCGGTCGTGATGTGA